The Polyodon spathula isolate WHYD16114869_AA chromosome 23, ASM1765450v1, whole genome shotgun sequence genome has a window encoding:
- the LOC121298042 gene encoding 60S ribosomal protein L32, translated as MVNLRPLIKPRIVKKRTKKFIRHQSDRYVKVKKNWRKPRGIDNRVRRRFKGQILMPNIGYGSNKKTKHMLPTGFRKFLVHNIKELEVLMMSNKTHCAEIAHNVSSKNRKIIVERAAQLAIKVTNPNARLRSEENE; from the exons ATGGTAAACCTCAGGCCTCTCATCAAGCCGAGGATCGTTAAGAAACGTACCAAGAAGTTCATCCGCCATCAATCTGATCGATATGTCAAGGTCAAG AAAAACTGGCGTAAACCCAGAGGTATTGACAACAGAGTGCGCAGGAGGTTCAAGGGCCAAATTCTGATGCCAAACATTGGTTATGGAAGCAACAAGAAGACAAAGCATATGCTCCCAACTGGATTCAGAAAGTTTTTGGTACACAACATCAAGGAGCTTGAGGTCCTCATGATGAGCAACAA aACCCACTGTGCAGAGATTGCCCACAATGTCTCTTCTAAGAACCGAAAGATCATTGTTGAGAGAGCCGCACAACTGGCCATCAAGGTCACCAATCCTAACGCAAGACTACGCAGTGAAGAGAATGAATAA